A single Mangifera indica cultivar Alphonso chromosome 20, CATAS_Mindica_2.1, whole genome shotgun sequence DNA region contains:
- the LOC123204112 gene encoding protein MIS12 homolog isoform X2, with the protein MKGSESEAVFNSLNLNPQLFINEALNTVDDLVDDAFDFYQQQASTLLKIEGTDRSQDLSKGVAYIRNMIQSSLDKRLAMWEKYCLHHCFSVPEGFSLPKTNELPGESSISEDALCDPDLDGQLNSLRDKLNLAGKESVELNRELQALERQSTSSDRCAGLASEALQLYEENSMQDMLQEMMKMASELRMKMDRLKVRRIEDREHIRTQRAFNPKGELCKISHSKGLYNVELQDLQEFVEELKNI; encoded by the exons ATGAAAGGCAGTGAGAGCGAGGCCGTGTTTAATTCTCTGAATCTGAACCCGCAACTTTTTATCAACGAGGCTCTTAACACGGTCGACGATTTGGTTGATGACGCTTTCGATTTCTACCAGCA GCAAGCTTCAACTCTTTTGAAAATCGAGGGCACGGATAGGTCTCAAGATCTAAGCAAG GGTGTGGCTTACATTCGCAATATGATTCAATCATCTTTGGATAAGCGGCTGGCTATGTGGGAGAAGTATTGCCTTCATCACTGTTTTTCTGTTCCTGAAGGATTTTCTTTACCCAAAACT AATGAATTGCCTGGTGAAAGTTCAATCAGTGAAGATGCATTATGTGATCCAGATCTGGATGGACAGCTGAATTCCTTAAGGGATAAACTCAATCTG GCTGGGAAGGAGTCTGTTGAGCTGAACCGAGAACTCCAAGCACTAGAAAGACAGTCTACTTCAAGTGATCGCTGTGCTGGGCTTGCTAGTGAGGCATTACAACTATATGAAGAAAATTCTATGCAGGACATGCTTCAAG AGATGATGAAAATGGCATCGGAACTTCGTATGAAAATGGATAGACTGAAGGTCAGAAGAATAGAAGATAGAGAACACATTAGAACACAGAGAGCATTCAATCCAAAAGGAGAATTGTGTAAAATAAGTCACAGCAAAG gcCTCTACAATGTTGAATTACAAGATCTTCAAGAATTTGTAGAGGAACTAAAGAATATATGA
- the LOC123204112 gene encoding protein MIS12 homolog isoform X1, whose translation MKGSESEAVFNSLNLNPQLFINEALNTVDDLVDDAFDFYQQQASTLLKIEGTDRSQDLSKGVAYIRNMIQSSLDKRLAMWEKYCLHHCFSVPEGFSLPKTFSCQNELPGESSISEDALCDPDLDGQLNSLRDKLNLAGKESVELNRELQALERQSTSSDRCAGLASEALQLYEENSMQDMLQEMMKMASELRMKMDRLKVRRIEDREHIRTQRAFNPKGELCKISHSKGLYNVELQDLQEFVEELKNI comes from the exons ATGAAAGGCAGTGAGAGCGAGGCCGTGTTTAATTCTCTGAATCTGAACCCGCAACTTTTTATCAACGAGGCTCTTAACACGGTCGACGATTTGGTTGATGACGCTTTCGATTTCTACCAGCA GCAAGCTTCAACTCTTTTGAAAATCGAGGGCACGGATAGGTCTCAAGATCTAAGCAAG GGTGTGGCTTACATTCGCAATATGATTCAATCATCTTTGGATAAGCGGCTGGCTATGTGGGAGAAGTATTGCCTTCATCACTGTTTTTCTGTTCCTGAAGGATTTTCTTTACCCAAAACT TTTTCTTGCCAGAATGAATTGCCTGGTGAAAGTTCAATCAGTGAAGATGCATTATGTGATCCAGATCTGGATGGACAGCTGAATTCCTTAAGGGATAAACTCAATCTG GCTGGGAAGGAGTCTGTTGAGCTGAACCGAGAACTCCAAGCACTAGAAAGACAGTCTACTTCAAGTGATCGCTGTGCTGGGCTTGCTAGTGAGGCATTACAACTATATGAAGAAAATTCTATGCAGGACATGCTTCAAG AGATGATGAAAATGGCATCGGAACTTCGTATGAAAATGGATAGACTGAAGGTCAGAAGAATAGAAGATAGAGAACACATTAGAACACAGAGAGCATTCAATCCAAAAGGAGAATTGTGTAAAATAAGTCACAGCAAAG gcCTCTACAATGTTGAATTACAAGATCTTCAAGAATTTGTAGAGGAACTAAAGAATATATGA
- the LOC123204592 gene encoding inorganic pyrophosphatase TTM1-like, with product MAQDTSSGANSPRKRPGLLRDQVQLVKKKDSNRYEIVPIEEQLSFEKGFFIVIRACQLLSQKNDGIILVGVAGPSGAGKTVFTEKVLNFMPSIAVITMDNYNDASRIIDGNFDDPRLTDYEALLENIHGLKAGKAVQVPIYDFKTSSRIGYRTVEVPSSRIVIIEGIYALSEKLRPFLDLRVSVTGGVHFDLVKRVLRDIQRVGQEPEEIIHQISETVYPMYKAFIEPDLKTAHIKIINKFNPFTGFQNPTYILKSAKQVTEDEIKAVIPAEHTETTEETYDIYLLPPGEDPEACQSYLRMRNRDGKYNLMFEEWVTDSPFIISPRITFEVSVRLLGGLMALGYTIATILKRTSHIFSSDRVCVKTDWLEQLNRKYVQVQGKDRLYVKYIAEQLGLEGSYVPRTYIEQIQLEKLVNDVMALPDDLKTKLSIDDEMTSPKEALSRASADRRNKYLSRGMSQSFSSQRDKNISKLARVAVNNRRFDGRTLESPALVANQGVINQLSEQISTLNERMDDFTSRIEELNSKFAIQKASASQQNLALPAETCNGSGPTSLFMTGLANGSLTGSLLPHSSSSSQLARESPLMEEVLLIARGQRQIMHQLDSISNMMQEYWRERADLASRTIDIGSISVPLILTLAIGGIGIFLFKGLAFQK from the exons ATGGCTCAGGACACGTCTTCTGGTGCTAATTCACCTCGGAAACGTCCCGGTCTCTTGCGAGATCAGGTTCAATTGGTTAAGAAAAAGGACTCCAATCGCTATGAAATTGTTCCAATAGAAGAGCAGCTGTCGTTTGAGAAAGGTTTTTTCATAGTCATTCGTGCATGCCAATTGTTGTCTCAAAAGAATGATGGGATAATTTTAGTCGGGGTAGCTGGTCCTTCTGGAGCTGGAAAGACTGTATTTACTGAGAAGGTGCTCAATTTCATGCCCAGTATTGCTGTCATAACAATGGATAATTACAATGATGCTAGTCGTATCATTGATGGCAACTTTGATG ACCCACGCTTGACAGATTATGAGGCACTGCTTGAAAACATACATGGTTTAAAAGCAGGGAAAGCTGTTCAAGTCCCAATATATGACTTCAAGACTAGTTCTCGCATAGGTTACAG GACAGTTGAAGTCCCTAGCTCTCGCATTGTGATTATTGAAGGCATATATGCTTTAAGTGAAAAACTGCGGCCTTTCCTAGATCTTCGTGTATCTGTCACTGGTGGAGTTCATTTTGACCTTGTTAAGCGAGTTTTACGTGACATTCAACGTGTTGGCCAGGAGCCAGAAGAAATAATCCATCAGATCTCTGAAACG GTGTATCCAATGTACAAGGCTTTTATTGAGCCAGATCTAAAAACTGCTCAcattaaaattatcaacaaGTTCAATCCCTTCACGGGATTTCAGAATCCCACTTATATTTTAAAG TCAGCCAAGCAAGTGACCGAGGATGAAATCAAGGCTGTTATCCCTGCAGAACACACAGAAACTACAGAGGAAACTTATGACATATATCTTCTGCCGCCTGGTGAAGATCCTGAAGCATGCCAATCATATCTGAGGATGAGGAACAGGGATGGGAAATACAATCTCATGTTCGAG gAATGGGTTACAGATAGTCCATTCATAATATCGCCTAGAATAACATTTGAAGTTAGTGTGCGTCTTCTTGGAGGACTAATGGCTTTGGGATATACAATTGCAACTATACTGAAAAGAACCAGCCATATCTTCTCTAGTGATAGGGTGTGTGTGAAAACCGATTGGTTAGAACAACTTAATCGCAAGTATGTTCAG GTGCAAGGAAAAGATCGTTTATATGTAAAATACATTGCAGAGCAGCTGGGGTTGGAAGGTTCATATGTTCCTCGCACTTACATAGAACAAATTCAGCTGGAAAAACTTGTGAATGATGTTATG GCATTGCCAGACGATTTAAAAACGAAGCTCAGCATAGATGATGAAATGACAAGCCCTAAAGAAGCCCTGTCCCGGGCCTCTGCAGATCGGAGAAATAAGTATCTCAGCCG TGGTATGTCACAATCATTTTCAAGTCAACGAGACAAGAACATATCTAAGCTAGCTAGAGTTGCAGTCAATAATAGAAGGTTTGATGGAAGGACACTAGAATCACCAGCCTTGGTTGCAAACCAG GGAGTCATTAATCAACTTTCTGAACAAATTTCCACACTGAATGAGAGGATGGATGATTTTACATCTCGTATTGAAGAGCTGAATTCAAAGTTCGCAATCCAAAAAGCTTCAGCTAGCCAACAAAACTTAGCCCTGCCGGCTGAAACTTGCAATGGCTCTGGACCCACTTCTCTTTTCATGACTGGCTTGGCAAATGGTTCTTTAACTGGGTCTCTACTTCCccattcatcttcttcttcccaaCTGGCTAGGGAGTCCCCACTTATGGAAGAG GTTCTACTAATTGCTAGAGGACAACGTCAAATAATGCATCAATTAGACAGTATAAGCAATATGATGCAAGAATACTGGAGAGAAAGAGCAGATTTGGCAAGCCGGACAATTGATATTGGCTCAATCAGTGTCCCTCTTATTCTAACTTTAGCAATCGGTGGTATCGGTATTTTTCTGTTTAAGGGTCTCGCATTTCAGAAATGA
- the LOC123203890 gene encoding enolase 1, chloroplastic has product MASLTTQANPFFSTKLQRSAPAPRKFRNCSVKCSVAATASSKVKSLKARQIIDSRGNPTVEVDLITDDIFRSAVPSGASTGIYEALELRDGDKSVYGGKGVLNAVKNINDVLGPKLVGVDVRNQTEVDAIMVEIDGTQHKSKLGANAILGVSLSVCRAGAGAKGLPLYKHIQELSGTKELVMPVPAFNVINGGSHAGNNLAMQEFMILPVGANSFAEALQMGSEVYHTLKGIIKAKYGQDACNVGDEGGFAPNVQDNREGLVLLMDAIEKAGYTGKIKIGMDVAASEFLTKDGKYDLNFKKQPNDGAHVLSAQSLGDLYKEFVKDFPIVSIEDPFDQDDWSSWTSLQSSVDIQLVGDDLLVTNPKRIAEAIQKKACNGLLLKVNQIGTVTESIQAALDAKAAGWGIMVSHRSGETEDNFIADLSVGLASGQIKTGAPCRSERLAKYNQLLRIEEELGNVRYAGEAFRLP; this is encoded by the exons ATGGCTTCTTTAACTACCCAAGCCAACCCCTTCTTCTCAACCAAACTCCAACGCTCGGCCCCTGCTCCTCGTAAGTTCCGCAACTGCAGCGTCAAGTGCTCGGTGGCGGCTACGGCGTCGTCCAAGGTCAAGTCCCTGAAGGCCAGGCAGATCATTGACAGCAGAGGGAATCCCACCGTCGAGGTTGACCTCATTACTGATGATATTTTTCGATCGGCTGTGCCTAGTGGGGCCTCTACTGGGATCTACGAGGCCTTGGAGCTCAGAGACGGAGACAAGAGTGTGTACGGCGGTAAAGGTGTCCTCAATGCTGTTAAGAATATTAACGACGTTTTGGGTCCTAAGCTTGTTGGTGTTGATGTCAG AAATCAAACTGAAgtggatgctataatggtggaaATTGATGGAACTCAACATAAGTCGAAACTTGGGGCAAATGCAATATTAGGAGTATCTTTGAGTGTCTGCAGAGCTGGTGCAGGAGCAAAAGGCTTGCCCTTGTACAAACATATCCAGGAATTGTCTGGAACTAAAGAGCTAGTTATGCCAGTTCCTgcttttaatgtaataaatggAGGTAGTCATGCTGGAAATAATTTGGCCATGCAAGAATTTATGATATTGCCAGTAGGTGCAAACTCATTTGCTGAAGCTCTTCAAATGGGGAGTGAAG TGTATCATACATTAAAGGGGATTATCAAGGCAAAATATGGACAAGATGCTTGCAATGTTGGAGATGAAGGAGGTTTTGCTCCCAATGTTCAGGATAACAGGGAGGGACTTGTTTTGCTTATGGATGCAATTGAAAAGGCTGGTTACACTGGCAAG ATCAAAATTGGAATGGATGTTGCGGCTTCAGAGTTTCTCACTAAAGATGGGAAGTATGATCTAAATTTTAAGAAGCAACCAAATGATGGAGCTCATGTGCTGTCAGCACAGAGCCTTGGTGACCTTTACAAGGAGTTTGTCAAAGATTTCCCTATCGTATCTATTGAAGACCCCTTTGACCAAGATGATTGGAGTTCATGGACTTCATTGCAGTCATCAGTTGATATTCAACTAGTAGGAGATGACCTGTTGGTCACAAATCCAAAGAGAATAGCTGAAGCCATTCAGAAAAAGGCTTGCAACGGTTTACTTCTAAAG GTTAACCAGATTGGTACAGTGACTGAATCCATCCAGGCAGCACTTGACGCAAAAGCCGCAGGTTGGGGTATTATGGTCAGCCACCGTAGTGGCGAAACGGAGGATAATTTTATTGCCGATCTTTCTGTTGGTTTGGCAAGTGGACAG ATCAAGACAGGAGCTCCTTGCCGAAGTGAGCGCTTGGCCAAGTATAATCAG CTTCTTCGCATTGAAGAGGAACTTGGAAATGTGCGCTATGCTGGTGAAGCTTTCAGATTACCTTAG
- the LOC123204181 gene encoding protein STRICTOSIDINE SYNTHASE-LIKE 12-like: MYVCICSGMSMLFSISLFFLLSLPSVTLSFKSTLLPLPSNTSAPEALAFDPAGAGPYTGVSDGRILKYLNPRVGFVDFAVSNPTRSKLLCDGSNSTKGPACGRPLGLEFNVKTGILYVADAYFGLVSVATGGGVATQLATSAENVPFRFLNALDIDQDTGIVYFVDTSTKFPRGKFNEGLLSKDKTGRLMKYDPETREVTVLQRKLGMPTGVAVSKAGNFLLYTEAVFGRAQKFWLTGPKAKTSEIFATFEGRGDNIKRNGKGEFWIPDNSNTTSLGKRFGEDGKVLETVTLSEEPAIRHSEVQEFEGKIYLVSAGLNVNYVKILCG; the protein is encoded by the exons ATGTATGTTTGCATTTGTTCTGGCATGTCCATGTTGTTTtccatttctctctttttccttttatcaTTGCCCTCTGTCACTCTCTCTTTCAAATCTACTTTGCTGCCTCTTCCCTCAAACACATCAGCCCCTGAGGCCCTCGCTTTTGATCCTGCCGGCGCAGGCCCTTACACTGGCGTCTCCGATGGCCGAATTCTCAAATACCTCAATCCCCGTGTCGGTTTCGTAGATTTTGCCGTTTCTAATCCGACTAG GTCGAAGCTGCTCTGTGATGGATCAAATAGCACTAAAGGGCCAGCTTGTGGCCGTCCATTAGGTCTTGAATTTAACGTCAAAACCGGTATTCTTTACGTCGCTGATGCTTATTTCGGCCTTGTATCGGTTGCCACCGGCGGAGGCGTTGCCACACAGCTTGCCACATCTGCAGAAAACGTTCCTTTCCGGTTTCTCAATGCTCTGGACATAGATCAGGACACTGGAATTGTTTACTTCGTTGACACCAGCACTAAATTTCCCCGAGG CAAATTCAACGAGGGTCTTCTCAGCAAAGACAAGACCGGAAGATTAATGAAATACGACCCTGAAACCAGAGAGGTGACAGTGTTGCAGAGGAAACTTGGAATGCCGACAGGCGTGGCGGTAAGCAAAGCCGGAAACTTTCTGCTCTACACAGAAGCAGTTTTCGGAAGAGCACAAAAGTTTTGGCTGACGGGCCCTAAAGCTAAGACTTCAGAGATTTTTGCGACGTTCGAAGGACGAGGAGATAACATCAAGAGGAACGGAAAAGGGGAATTCTGGATTCCAGATAATTCAAATACTACGTCGTTGGGGAAGAGATTCGGGGAAGATGGCAAGGTTTTGGAGACAGTGACTTTGAGTGAAGAACCGGCGATACGGCACAGTGAAGTGCAAGAGTTTGAAGGGAAGATATATCTGGTATCTGCAGGATTAAATGTGAACTATGTTAAAATTCTATGTGGATGA
- the LOC123204052 gene encoding plant cysteine oxidase 3-like: protein MLSNFQKASGKARIFLQNKTLVFTTCLRKQLHMAKKTSSSSKIQTLYDLCRKNFTPSGSPPPSSQAIHGLCSFLDTVGPVDVGLKEESQDDDRGLGIFGLTRLNGAAQWAQPITYLDIYECDSFTMCIFCFPTSSVIPLHDHPGMTVFSKVLYGSVHVKAYDWTEPACFPEVNRPGSRPVRLAKLAVDRVLTAECETAILYPKSGGNLHCFTAVTPCAVLDILTPPYKEDASRKCTYYIDYPYSNFAAENGAVIIDRKEDYAWLAETGTPDDLYMRSGVYAGPTIQV, encoded by the exons ATGctttcaaatttccaaaaagCATCAGGTAAGGCGAGAATATTTCTGCAAAACAAGACTCTTGTTTTCACAACATGTTTGCGGAAGCAATTACATATGGCAAAGAagacttcttcttcttctaaaatTCAGACGCTCTACGATCTTTGTAGGAAGAACTTTACGCCCTCGGGGTCACCTCCTCCCTCCTCTCAAGCCATCCACGGTCTCTGTTCTTTTCTGG ACACGGTTGGCCCTGTTGATGTGGGGCTTAAAGAGGAAAGTCAAGATGATGATCGAGGACTCGGAATATTTGGACTCACCAGATTGAATGGGGCAGCTCAATGGGCTCAACCAATTACATATTTGGATATATATGAATGTGACAGTTTCACG ATGTGCATTTTCTGCTTTCCAACTTCCTCAGTTATTCCACTCCATGACCATCCTGGGATGACTGTTTTTAGCAAAGTTCTCTATGGATCCGTGCATGTCAAAGCTTATGACTGGACAGAACCTGCCTGTTTCCCAGAAGTCAACAGACCAGGCTCTCGTCCAG TGAGATTGGCAAAGTTAGCAGTCGATAGAGTTTTAACAGCAGAATGTGAAACAGCAATTCTGTATCCAAAGAGTGGAGGGAATTTGCATTGTTTCACTGCAGTTACACCGTGTGCTGTCCTTGACATTCTCACACCTCCTTACAAAGAAGATGCTAGCAGAAAGTGTACTTACTACATTGATTACCCTTATTCAAACTTTG CTGCCGAAAATGGAGCAGTGATAATTGACAGAAAGGAAGACTATGCATGGCTAGCTGAGACAGGTACACCAGATGACCTTTACATGCGCTCTGGAGTATATGCTGGCCCAACTATTCAGGTTTAG
- the LOC123204106 gene encoding H/ACA ribonucleoprotein complex subunit 2-like protein — translation MGSDSEAERTQQKEEKKKILALAPIAKPLAGKKLCKRTLKLVRRAAEHKCLKRGVKEVVKSIRRGHKGLCVIAGNISPIDVITHVPILCEESDIPYVYVPSKEDLANAGATKRPTCCILVLPKPVKGELVSEEQEKLKADYNHVVDDVKELTSTLF, via the exons ATGGGAAGCGACAGCGAAGCAGAGAGAACTCAACAaaaggaggagaagaagaagattctCGCTCTCGCTCCCATCGCTAAACCTCTTGCCGGCAAGAAGCTCTGTAAGAGAACCCTCAAGCTTGTGCGTCGAG CTGCTGAACACAAATGCTTGAAGAGAGGAGTGAAGGAAGTGGTTAAAAGCATTCGTCGTGGTCATAAAGG ATTATGTGTTATAGCTGGGAACATATCTCCAATTGATGTTATAACTCATGTTCCAATCTTATGTGAAGAATCAGATATTCCCTACGTCTATGTTCCTTCAAAAGAG GATCTTGCAAATGCAGGTGCCACCAAGAGGCCAACATGCTGCATCTTAGTGCTACCAAAGCCTGTTAAGGGGGAATTGGTAtcagaagaacaagaaaaattgAAGGCTGATTATAACCATGTTGTAGATGATGTGAAAGAACTCACATCCACTCTTTTCTGA